Below is a genomic region from Castanea sativa cultivar Marrone di Chiusa Pesio chromosome 2, ASM4071231v1.
GTACCGGATGCAATATCTTGTTTGATGGATAATTAGGAATCTATTTATTCAACAAAACTTTTATGGATTCACCATTTCCCACATGCCAACAAGATCCACTTCTCAAGATTGACATGGCAGacataatacttctccatacaaaggaACTATTGGGAGACACAGCTACATCCAAGAAGTGGCATCTTGGAAAGTATCTAGCTTTAAatcatttaaagaaaagagaattttgatCATGCATTAATCTCCAACCTTGTTTAGCTAGCATTGCATGATTAAACAACTTCAAATCCCGAAATCCCATCCCTCCATCAGCCTTTGGTTGAGTTAAGCTACCCCAATTCTTCCAATGAACCTTTCTTTCAGTTCCCACTTGTCCCTACCAAATTGAGCACACAAAGCATTCAATTCTTCACACAATTTAATCGGCAACTAGAATACCCCCATAGTATATGTAAGAATTGCTTGTATAACTACCTTTACTAATACTTCCTTGCCTGCTCTTGATAACATCATGCCCTTCCACCCttgtaattttttccaaaatctaTCCTTTAGATAGGAAAAAGTTTGATACTTTGTCCTTCCCACCAGAGTAGGCAGCCCCAAATACGATTCAAATATGTCCACCACCTTCACCCCTAACATTGACACAATCTCTGCTTTTTGTCCTTCTTGAGTGTTACTGTTGACATAGACCGAAGATTTCTCCATATTGAAGCATTGGCCAGAAGCATTAGCATAGGTTTGCAAAACTTCATTAATCATCCCAACCTCTCCACCAATGGCTCTACAAAAAATTATGGAATCATCAGCAAACATTAGATTTGATATTCTAGGCACCCTTTGACATAGAGAAGCTCCCTTGATACGACCATCGAACTCTGCCTTTCCTAATAATGAAGTGAATCCTTCTGCACATAATAAGAATTGATATGAAGAAAGGGGATCCCCTTGCTTGATTCCTCTAGATGGACAGATGTTGACATATGCTTTTCCATTAATAAGAATGGAAAAGGAGGGAGTGGTTACACACCCCATCACCCACTGAATCCATTTGTCTAGAAAGCCCAATTTATTCATTATGCCTTGCAAAAGAGTCCACTCAACACGATCATATGCTTTACTGATATCAAGCTTCAATGCCAatgatcatttttttccttttttccgaGAATGCATAGAATGCAAAACTTCATAAGCCACCAGTACATTGTCAATAATAAGCCTCCTTGGCACAAAAGCACTCTGTGTAAAAGATATAATAGATGGCAAAATCGGTTTCAACTTGTTAGCCAGCACtttggaaataattttataaattacattGCACAAACTAATTGGCCTAAAATCAAGCATTCTCTCAGGAGATTTAATTTTAGGTAATAGTACAATATTAGTGTGGATTATATCAAGCCCCATAacaccaaaatttaaataatctaATACTACATTAACTACATTATCCCCCACTATATGCCAAAACTTTTGGTAGAAAAAAACATTCATACCATTAGGTCCGGGCACCTTTGTTGGTCCTATTTGGAACACCACTATCTTGATTTCACCAGTAGTAAAATCACTGGACAATGTTTGTTGCATGTCTGGGGTCACCCTATGCCCCACCATGTTAAGAAAATCATCAACCTAAGTACAAGTACCTACATTaaacaagttttcaaaataatttattgcCACCTGAGAAATATCTTCCTCCTTCTCCACTCAATCTCCATCAGAATTTTTTACACCCTGTATATAATTTCTCCTTCTTTGTTGTGTTACTTTAgagtgaaaaattttgtattcttaTCTCCATGCTTAAGCCAAGAAATTCTAAATCTTTGTGCCCAAAAAATCTCCTATTTCAACAATAAATCATCCAACTCCTTGCTCACCTCCGAGAATTCTACCTTTGAAGCCTCCGTGGTCACCTTTGTATTCAAGTTTTCCAATCTTTTTTGAAGCTGTTTGATATCTTCACTATTCGGTCTGGCCTTAGAAATTCCCTAAGCTCTTAATTGGTCACCACAACTCTGAATTCTTTGCTTAATAAGTGCCAACCCACGCCCTCCATTATGTTCCACATTCCATGCTTCTTTGACAATAGCCTCACATTCCTCCCAAAGCAGCCATGATTCCTCAAACTTAAACCCTTTCCTTCCTTGTATTCTATGCTTCTCAAATTTTTGTGTGTGAAGAACAATTGGCAAGTGGTCCGATGCATGAGGAGCCAAATGCACCACTAAACTCAGCTGAAACTTTTCTCTCCATTCCTTCATTGCAACAGCTCTATCTAACCGGATTTTTGTGTTTGCCTCCCATGGCTTTTTATTATTCCAAGTATAAGGATATCCCTTAAAACCCAAATCCTCCAACTGACATTCCTCCATTGCAGCCCGGAAATCTTCAACTTGGCTTGCTTAGGCTGGCTGTTTACTAAGCTTTTTAGAGGACTGGAGAAAAGCATTAAAATCTCCTATACATAGCCAAGGACCTTCCAAAAAGACTTGAGATGGTTTAGTAATTCCCAAGACTTATGTTTTTGCTATGCTTCCGGCCATCCATAAAAGCATGTCAAACACCACTCAAATCCGTCTTCCTCCTTCACTTTTGCAAGCAAATGATTATCAGTGAAATTGATCAAATCCATCCTAATATCATCCTTCCACAGTAAAGCCAATCCTCCACCCAAATCAGGTTTCTTGACAATGACTTATGACTAAAACATTTTTGAGTAAATTATGTATTTGGTTCATAttctttacaccatatttcaatatagtctctaacctttcaattgtatcaatttggtCTATAACCTTTCAGTATCATGTCAATTTAGCCACTACCATTGTCTCTTGGATGAAAATTGAAGACGTGgcaaatggccaaaataaaaaaattagtttctattgatgtggcaataaactattttttttatatttattttggtCGTTTGCCATGTTAGCAATTTCCATCCAAGAGATAACAGCAGAAACTAAATTTACACGCCATTGAAAGATTATGAACCAAATTGGCACAATTGAAAGTTCAGGGAACAAATTGAAATACTATGTAAATAATAGAGATCAAATACATAGGTTACccaataattttaatagttagATATACACCAAGTacaaattatgtaaatttatgcttttatttaattatccCAAAATTTGATTGggtattacaaaaaaatttatggatgAGAATAAACAATTACATAAAGAATAAGATcttattagtctttttttaatatcacttttgaAAGATAActgtaaaattgttttttcatttCGTAGAACACTAAGGTCATGTTTGGCAAttgtttctgttttttattttcaaaaacatgttttcaagcataaaaataaaagttttcttGTGTTTTCAAGATTAAAAATTCATTTGGCAAGCTTGAAAATTACAGCTagattgtttttactctaacttagacTTACtacggaacaagagtaaatgagcgcaatgaaccgataacactaccctaagccatattcatccattattAACAATAAAGTAAAAGCTTAAAGGATAGGgaaaagagatgcaaacacaaagataacacagagacatgttatcgaagaagaaaccaaagaacttgacaaaaaacctctccgcgatCCTCCAAatcgaaatcgatccactagagaataaagttggagtacatgaataacaaaagaccctccaagtttagtctaccccatgtacttgaaCCCTCCAAGCTCTTACTACCAACTGACTTCTCAAAGCCTTGTTTTCTCTAACTTTCTGAATCCCGCAATTCAGCCCtattgcatccgccaatgaatggcaccttccaatacttcccagtagtaccaaaatctcaatttaCACTCAGTATGAGTGTGTTAAGTGTTTGGGCTAGCAACCTCTCAAAGATCTAGCGATGgtgaggtaggagttgaggaaaaccaattagaaaatgtgtagatgattgtgagtataacaatctctaactctcaagtgaatgttttaggattttctctctaaaaaacacTCCCCACCATTTgtgggtaataagggtatatatagtgtggctaaagacttggtaaagtaaaacacaactttttgccaaacagagAGTTTTGCGGGTCCTTCGCAGGTTAGCCTAACCCGCAAGAAAGTTGCAAAAAATCCAgcctggcatgactcttcatcttccagtcatgtgctctacacATGGCTCATTCGTGGGTTGCTTCTTGCGAGACAGTCGCGAGCCAGTTGTGAAATTCACTTGAtcaacttttgaaaattaattctTCACccatctctcacactcatcccttacaattaatCCCACATACATGTAGGAAAAATGattaaagaaattacaatcaaatttggcacggaattaaagctaacacaaaatagttggaaatcacaactatacaatctccccctttggctattccgtgacaaaacccctaaacagactctagacttaaacgtgagtttagGAACAtaggcaaaactcactcacacctaaatctaaagGCTGTGAAGCACTTGAATCATATACACTTGTAtcttgaaacacttgcacataaCAAATAAACTTCATTAAGTACAAGACAAGTAGAACACAAGACATATATAaagaacaagtaaaatgcgatcaagataccaaatgaaatataagctataaAGCATAGCTTGATCAAACATGAACAATCATTAGGAAATGACCACAATGAACCTTTTCAAGTAAATGATCATCTAGATATTCAATATGATTAAGAGCAATGCTAAAATCAATTGCATGCCCAACAAACACATGATgcattaaagaaaataaagctATATGCAATATAAAATAGTAAGCATCAAAACGGCTATAAAAACCAAGATACAAAACAGTACTAAAGAAAAACTGAGTTTTAAACTAAAGTACTTGAAAGCTTTAAATGAAAGCACTGtaaatatccaaaaaaatataaaagaattaaataaaCTAGAAACCATCAAAGTAAACCAATGCTATGCTAAAGTCACTAAGTTACTAAGGTACTACTCCCCCTCAGGCTGTACTCCCCCCCAATctactccccttttttgacCGGAATGGCCAAAGAGGCTAGAATGCATCGGACTCCAAATCTAACTCCGGCTCTGATTTCCTCATCAAGTCATCAACTTGAGATGAGAGGACAATGATCTAGCCTTCAAGGTACGTGAATTGAGTTATGGAGTAGTTGATATGTGAAGCTAGCATCATATGCAACTCTTCAACCCTTCCAATTAGATTATCAAGGCGATCTGGTGCTTTTGCTTGTACTGGGGAAGAAGGTTGTGCAGTGTCCTCTAGAACGGAAGTGTATTGATCAATGTCCTCATCAGTGTTCCTTCCTTCTACTACTTCTTCATCTCTTGGAATTTGAGACACACCGACGCTTGGACCTGAAATGTGTGCTTTGCTTCGGATAATGGTCTGCTCACTAATAGGATCTTCCCTTTGCATCACTTGAAGTCCGCTTGGAATCCTCACCCATGTCCTTAAAATAAGATACATGACAAGGCTTGGAAATGGTAGAATTAGCCTTGCATTCCTCTTTATGATGCTTTTAACGATCAGGTGGTAGATGTGACCACAAATGTCAATCTCCCTATGAGTGAAGAGATCATATAAGAATATGGTCCTTGGCCCTGACAAAGTCGTCAAGTTCTTCACCAAATAGAGGTTGAAGATCATGATGTAGGCCAATGATGTGTAGGGCCTTTTTCTTGAGTTGTCCACCAAGAACTTCCACAAGGGACTCGAGTTTCTCCTTTATCTCATCATACAGTAGAGATGTGTCCTGAGTCGTTGGTCAAATCTCTAGAATCTCTTGAATTGATTCCCTTAAGATTGAGAGCTCTCTCCCCCTTAACCAATAATTGATGTGATCACCTTCCACAATGGAATTAGCGAAGAATTCTCAAATGATATCTTCAAACACATCACCCATCGGATTAAGCAACTTTGTCCATTTCCTTTCCTTGAACACATCTAGAATGAAGATGCTCTCTAGGGACTCTAAATCCACAATCTGCTCTAGGACAATTGGGGCCTATTTGTAGTGATCAATATAGGCCATGTTAGCATCGTCATTTCTGAATGAGTCCAAGGAGGTGCGGGGACGCTTTAAAGGCTTTTTTGTGGCCTTTTTCTTAATAGGAGACATCTGCACAATGAACAACCACACAAACAAATAACAAACACAAGCATGGaaacaaacttgattagataCAAGTTAGTCCATAACAACAGACAAAAAAGTCCTAAAATTGCATAAAAACTATAGAACAAAGTCACAAGATCATGCTTTAAGTGCTAAAGGTCTAACAAGACTTATGCAGcatgaatgaaatgcaaaacatgtcaagtgatCAAGTGTGTGCGTCAAGTGTGCATCAAGTGTGCTTGTGGTGTGCGTGTGTGAGGCATGAACAATGCATGACAAGGCACTCATGGGGCAAAGTGTGttaaacacacaaccaatgtttAAAACATGTTAAGAATGTAAAAACACAGTAAAtcccaaagtttggtactcatcggagtccaaaacaacgAGAAAATGTCATTCTAGctttttatcaaacacttggaGTGCATACACACCATTAACATGTAAAACCATGCATGAACATGTtgaaatcttgcctaaatacatgttcaAATGCCACTTGGAGCCAactcaaacacaaacaaacacaatggGACACAAcccaatcaagaaaaaataaaaaaaatttcaagaaaataatttttcccAACCCCTTTCAAGAATGACCCAACCCTAGAAATCCTAGAATCTAAGACTTAATCTAAGGAAACaagagtgaaaaagtgttaaAACATACCTTAGATGAGTCTTAGGGATGAAAGTTCTTGAGATTTAGGTGAGATTTTGAGTGAAAAGGTGTTTTAGGTTAAGAGAGGCATGGAGGCAAATAGAGATATTTGAAAAACTGTCACTGTTTGCCctttaaaaaactgaaaatccaCTCATTTCGTGGGTAAGCTACTTGCGAAGTTACTCACGAAATGACCTCTAAAGCACAGGATAGGTTTCGCGGGAGTTTTCTTATCACGAAAGAGTTGCAAGGGAGTTGCGAAACTCCCTatgtaaatttttgaaaaattgaaaatggcTTCCTCATTTTCGCGGAAAAGGTTCTTACTTGCTAAAATGCCTCTGAAGgagtttttcaacaaaaacaaattggaCTTTTGGAAAAACTATTAACACAAAAATGCTAcataaaaacactttaaaaaacatataaaatactcaaaaatctttttgggtttaatcatcaagcaattgagtatacacattacatttgaacatgtaaaatcacacaaatgaaataggcattcattgaacattagacttatgtgttgtgtgtgtgaattaaGTATGAACTAGTCCATAGTCTAGTATGAAACTtaaatgatcaattcaatcaagtcatacacaactagtacaaAGACAAGTGACCTATCTCacttatagaaatgaacatatataacCCCTCACCAATGTGTCTACATTTGATtgaaagcttttcatttggcttccatttttcatacttttgacCAGATAtaactcaaattttttagaaacaatGCCATGagctttttgatatttttgacaaataagcctttggctttggcaCCATATATTTTAATACATGTTTGCTCTACCTTTTCCTAATCAAACTAGTTTTTGAAGCAatgctttttcagttttttctctttttagagtTTGACAATGTAGAGCtctttgaaaaaggaaaaaatgtgAGGAGATATAGAGGCACAAATCTATACATGTGTCAAGATCAAGCAAGACTATTGAccaatcattcatgacaagcttgaaaatctatttacaacaatcaaatgTAGATATCTAGATGTCGCtcacacttaggaaaaaaatttgcatacataacaagctaagctcgtaaatgcactacgtcATTAATACGGAGGTattaggccaaactcacatgaaATATACTCAACACAAGtgatcaaaatttttgagatttttcattttttttatgggtttttgaattttttcaacaaactaaaaaaaaagcaattaagtaagatcaacaaaccaaaaataaggTAAACAAACAAAGACCTATAAAAGAAATATGCTTAAAAcggaagcaatgacacaagaagaCTGCATATGTCATGATGCATGAAACTATAACCCTAATATGTTGGAAGTATTAATGTTTGGGCAAAGTAAGTAATCATGTatgagtacccttcttcacccacactgtACGAGTGTTTTGGGTGAAATCCTTGGAAAGAAGGGTACAACCGACATAACTTTCAAACCTTGGGGTAAAGCTAGGAAGGCATGATGAGATGTTCTTCAACATCTCCGTAACATCTCCAACGAGTTTTCCCTCATTTTCCTTTTCAGCTTGGTTTCCCTTCGACATTCTTCTTGAGTTATCTTCGCCACGTAGAGAGTTAGCCCTCTTAAGAGCTTGAAGCTTGAAGCAATTTGGCCTTGTGTGCCCTCGCAggccacaatgatgacaaaagTGCTTCACTTGAGGTCCCTTTGActtttgggtaatgacttccctttttcctttggttttgcACCAAAGATTCTCTTTGCAACAACAAGGGTCTCAACTTTGGCCTTCTCTACATTTTTGGCCAACACGAACCTCACTTCCTTCTTGGGTTTGCTGCTTAAGCTTCCTTCACTGGTATAGCCTAGACCGGTCTTGTCATTGAAggtttttaagaagaaagtCACTGTCAAGTTTCTTGATGGAAATGCGCTCCACTTTGACATTTGCTTCAATGATTTTAAGTTCAAGGAACTTGATTTTCAAGTAGGCATTCAACAATTCTTCCTTCAACCCTTCAACTTCACATTTTGCGTCCCTGAGTTGCACAAGAGTGGACTTATGCTCTTCCttaattttcttcatctttttaaCTGCGCTCTTTGCAACTTTGGCATATTTACCACAATCTTCAAGCAACGCATCATACACTTCTTGAAGGTTCTTCTCACCTTCATTGAGGCATACATCCTCATCTTCCGAATCCTCAACTTCTTCACCTTCGGAATGTACACCTAGCTCATCAACCAAGTCGCTCAACTCGTCTCTAGAATCAATAGTGGTAATTGCCATGAAGGCCGAATAGCTTCCATCACTATCACATTCTCCTTTAGCGTTGGAATTTGAGCTTTCCGAGTCACTAAGAGTAATGGCAAGTACTTTACCCTTTCCTCTCAAATAGTTTGGACATTCTTTCTTTAGATGTCCATGACCATTGCATTTATAGCACACAATTCCTTGGGTTGATGAAAAAtctttcccattcttcttcttgaaCTCCCTCTTGTCAATTTTAGAGGATGAAAACTTTTCTTTACCAAACGACTTCCCATTGTTCTTCATCTTGATAAATTTCTGGAAGTTCTTTGCTAGAAACACCACCTCCTTCTCTACATCATCTTCATCGGAGGAATCACCCATTCtctcatttaaatttttgagagcaagtgatttgctaAAATTGTGAGAGGGCAGTCCAAGCTCATAGGTTTAGAGAGATCCAATGAGTTCTTAAATCTTtatctcatccaaatctttacTCTCCTCTATGGTTGTGACCTTAGCCCAAAAGCTTTTGGGTAAGGATCTCAAGATCATCCTCGTCACCTTGACGTCTTTAATCTTCTCTcaagattgagcttggcaatcacTATCTTGTTGAGTCTCCCATAAAAAGAATCGAACGACTCATCGTCGCTCATCTTTACTTCCTCGAACTGAGTAGTGAGCATTTGAAGCTTAGTGTCCTTAAccttcttggtaccttcataggttgtctcaagaatggtccacgCCTCTTTAGCGGTCTTCACATGTGAAATCCTGTGAAACTCATCAGTAGAAACACCACAGAAAATAGCATtaatagctttgctattggcatttgccaaagcaagAGTGGCTTTATCCCATTCGGATTTGGTAGTAGTGGGTCTTACATATCCATTCTCAACTGAATCCCACACCATCTCATCAATAGCACAGAGAAAAGCACGCATACGTACTTTCCAAAGGGTGTAATTACTCCTATCAAAGTAGGGAGGTGAATTAAGGGATTAAGATCTATCCATCTCACTTTGGGTCTAGGATCACACTAGGATAATGAAATTCGACAAGTGTTCATGCTCTGATACTAATTGAAAGCTTAGATTTGCTAAAACATAAGAGCttatttagacccccaattaaaaattacggctaaattgcttttactctaacttagactaaatgcggaacaagagtaaatgagcgCAATGAACCGATACCCTAAGTCATATTCATCCATCATTAACAATAAAGTAAAAGCTTAAAGGatagggaagaaagatgcaaacacaagataacactaagacgtgttatcgaagaggaaatcgaagaccTCGGTGAAAAATGTCTCCgtgaccctccaagtcgaaattgatccactagagaatgaagttggagtacacgaataacaaaagaccctccaagcctagtctatcccatgtacttgagccctccaaactcctgctaccaactgacttctcggagtcttgtcttctctagcttaccggatcctGAAATTCAaaccgattgcatccgccaatgaaTGACACCTTCCAATACTTCCAgtagcaccaaaatctcactttacactcagtatgggtgtgttAAGTGTTTGGGCTAGCAACCTCTCAAAGatctagagatggagaggtaggagttgaggaaaaccaaaaataaatgtgtagatgattatggatataacaatctctaactcttaaatgaattttttagagttttctctctaaaaagaacTCCTTAAAATTTGTAGGTAATGAGAGTATACATAGTAtgggtaaagacttggtaaaggaaaacacaactttttgccaaacagagagtttcgcgggtcCTTCGCGGGTTGGCCTTACCAGCGAGACAGTTGCAAAAAATCTAGTTTGACatgactcttcatcttccaatCATGTGCTCTACACATGGCTCATTTTGCAGGTTACTTCTCACGAGACAATCGCAAGCCAGTCATAAAATCCACTTTATCAACTTTCGAAGCTTGATTTTTCACCGATCTCTCACACTTATCCCTTACAATTAATCCCACATACATACAGGGAAaataattgaagaaattacaatcaaatttgacacgaaATTAAAGCCAATACAAAATACTTGgcaatcacaactttacaaagctaaatcttaaaaacaaaaacataaatttttataatatctataacaaatttttttttctttttaggttttttaatttttttttttcctcatttccAAGTCGTAGCCACTAGAGGCTAGGTTACACCTGATTTTGAGGTTTAACATGGAGGTTAACCTTCATCTTCTTGCACCTCGTACTCTATAGTTATTACATAGACCCAAGTAACTCAATGCCTCAAAATCCTTCAATATAGCCCCAAATTCAAGCTCCTCCTATCATATACTTTGGTCAATGAGGTTCACCCTCCATAGCTGAGTTTCACTATACCTCATAATTGCCCAATAAATCTTCAATAGTCCACCAATATTAGTAATAgtacataaaatttatatatttttacctttGCAGCTATAAATACATGGAGCTAAGTGGCTGAATAGTAAAGGTCAAATAGATCTatgcaatcaaacaaaaaattgtgaagTTTGGAAAGAGAGAGCACTGTGGGTCTTGTAacgtgaagaagaagaagaagagaagccATGAGTGTCCTTATGTTTTTgcgagaaaaagagagaaaagtaaaATCAATAAAATCGGTGTTATGTTGTCATTGTGGTTCAAACTAGAGCATGGATATATTAAAGCGTAGCTTTTAAACTATCTTGTTTGTGTTTTCATTGGGTCTCAACATCTAGAAACTGAATACAACCTAGTGGATGTTTTGAATTTGCTTTGCATTCCGAGATTTGAaaactgtttttgttttaaactgtttttgttttttacttattttgggttaccaaacaagttttcttttctaaaaagcagaaaactatttttagaacaaaaaattgggaaaaaaggttaccaaacatgccctaacttattattttctactttttcccttgctttcattttccttttatagATTTTGACTTTTGAACCTTATATGGAATTGATAAAATAAGAAACATAGTTATTTtttgacaaagaaaaattttctttcttatatatcaacaagaaatacataaaataaattcacccaaaaaatttttttatgtgaaaaaagaaattcttaattGGGGAGGGGAGCAAAAGTTGTTAGCTTACcattaatttattacattttgATGGGCTGGGGAAACCGCCCCCTCTCgaacccccctcccccctcccaaTATTTGTGCAGAAATTATTACTCATTTTTATACTCTTTAgatgcaatttatttttaaaaaaaaaaaaatttaaaattcattaGCTAGATTTTTTCACAATGAAAGATTATTTATGAACTTGAGTTTGTGCTTAATTTGATCTTGTGCTTAGTTTAAAGATTTGTGTAACGAAGCAAGTCAAGCTCAAgctatttgaattttttaacaaattaacaTTTGTTTGAACATTGTAAATGAGCTCAAGACAAGCTCGATCAAGCTGAGCTTTAACACAATGTTAATCCTGCCAAGCCAAGTTCAAACGTTCAATACTCAGCTAGACTCAACTAATTACAGCCCTAAATACCAATATTTTTAAGAGTTCAAACGTTCAATACTTGGAAGTAATATTTAGAACCGCACACCTTAAACTATATGTAAACAGTGATGGTATTCCTGTATAATGTATGGATTAAATATCTATttaattgaatataaaattatttcgaaaatataatttttcttatacgAATCTCTATTGGTTTAGATGACACTTTGATAAGAGGAaaagacaaatataattttgtgttaattataatttttggtagtagggacTGTAGagttcaaaaacaaaataaaataagtattgaaaattttgacaatataattttaggtggagaaaaaaaaaattcattcaaaaagtttaaaatttttgcaattaaaaaaaaaaaaaaaaaaaaaccaatgagtCATGTGAATATATGATAAAAGGATGACACCACAAACGCAAATTTCTTGTCCAAAAATAAGTGGAAATGCTTTATAAATATCAACTtgtagtaataaataaataataagtatAATGATAGTGTAATATTCGTTCAAAGTCAAGATTTTCTCCTTCTTGAAAGGTAAGATGAATGGGAAGATCTTCACAACGAATTTGTAAAGAATTTTTGGCTTTGTACTTATAACAACTTTGGAAAGATCTtcccatttttttaatattcttcaaatattctttatatttttttgtttgagactTTGAGTACAAAAATTTCGAGATTTCAAGGGTTGAATCTAGAAGAGTTcaaatggttaaaattttaagttcttAGCCTTGGGACttttttaatcatatatatatatatatataaaa
It encodes:
- the LOC142625207 gene encoding uncharacterized protein LOC142625207; its protein translation is MEECQLEDLGFKGYPYTWNNKKPWEANTKIRLDRAVAMKEWREKFQLSLVVHLAPHASDHLPIVLHTQKFEKHRIQGRKGFKFEESWLLWEECEAIVKEAWNVEHNGGRGLALIKQRIQSCGDQLRA